From Streptomyces asiaticus, one genomic window encodes:
- a CDS encoding Uma2 family endonuclease, whose translation MTAEPLHTTSWPVPPLDGYTVDDLFRLPDLPPHTELIDGSLVFVSPQRSFHALVIEVLLFGLRVTVPGDRRVRREMNVVIDDRQAPESDLFVIRAEAAISGEESRYDAKDVELVVEVVSPESAVRDRKRKPQLYAEAGIRHFWRVESGEDGRPVVHVFELDETTNAYGLTGIHHDHLKLSIPFTIDIDLTEIDHL comes from the coding sequence ATGACCGCTGAGCCGCTGCACACCACTTCGTGGCCGGTGCCGCCGCTGGATGGCTATACCGTGGACGACTTGTTCCGTCTGCCTGATCTCCCGCCGCATACCGAGCTGATCGACGGGAGTCTGGTTTTCGTGAGTCCGCAGCGGAGTTTTCATGCTCTGGTGATTGAAGTGCTGCTGTTCGGCTTGCGAGTGACGGTGCCCGGCGACCGGCGGGTCCGGCGGGAGATGAATGTCGTCATCGACGATCGCCAGGCACCGGAGTCCGATCTCTTTGTGATCCGGGCCGAGGCCGCGATCAGTGGTGAGGAGTCGCGTTACGACGCGAAGGACGTCGAGCTCGTGGTGGAGGTCGTCTCCCCTGAGTCGGCGGTGCGGGACCGCAAGCGAAAGCCACAGCTGTACGCCGAGGCGGGTATCCGGCACTTCTGGCGGGTGGAGAGCGGTGAGGACGGCCGGCCGGTCGTTCATGTCTTCGAGCTGGACGAGACCACCAACGCCTACGGACTCACGGGCATTCACCACGACCACCTCAAGCTCTCCATCCCCTTCACCATCGACATCGACCTCACCGAGATCGACCATCTGTAG
- the guaA gene encoding glutamine-hydrolyzing GMP synthase, with the protein MPSASPAAAPDTVLVVDFGAQYAQLIARRVREARVYSEIVPSTMPVAEMLAKNPKAIILSGGPSSVYAEGAPTLDRAIFEAGVPVFGMCYGFQLMATALGGTVDNTGAREYGRTALTVTKQGSTLFAGTPEEQQVWMSHGDACSEAPEGFTVTASTDVVPVAAFECDERRLYGVQHHPEVMHSTHGQQVLEHFLYRGAGLEPTWTTTNVVEESVAAIREQVGTKRAICGLSGGVDSAVAAALVQKAIGDQLTCVYVDHGLMRKGESEQVEKDFVAATGVQLKVVEAEERFLTALAGVSDPEEKRKIIGREFIRVFEQAQAELVAEAGAAGEAVEFLVQGTLYPDVVESGGGTGTANIKSHHNVGGLPDDIEFQLVEPLRRLFKDEVRMVGQELGLPDEIVHRQPFPGPGLGIRIVGEVNKERLDLLREADAIAREELTAAGLDRDIWQCPVVLLADVRSVGVQGDGRTYGHPIVLRPVSSEDAMTADWSRLPYDVLSRISTRITNEVDQVNRVVLDITSKPPGTIEWE; encoded by the coding sequence GTGCCATCAGCGTCCCCTGCTGCCGCCCCCGACACCGTCCTGGTCGTCGACTTCGGCGCGCAGTACGCCCAGCTCATCGCCCGCAGGGTCCGTGAGGCCCGGGTCTACAGCGAGATCGTTCCGTCCACCATGCCGGTGGCCGAGATGCTCGCCAAGAACCCCAAGGCGATCATCCTCTCCGGCGGTCCCTCGTCGGTCTACGCCGAGGGCGCGCCCACGCTCGACCGCGCGATCTTCGAGGCGGGCGTCCCGGTCTTCGGCATGTGCTACGGCTTCCAGCTGATGGCCACGGCGCTCGGCGGCACGGTGGACAACACCGGGGCGCGGGAGTACGGCCGTACGGCGCTCACCGTCACCAAGCAGGGCTCGACGCTCTTCGCGGGCACCCCCGAGGAGCAGCAGGTGTGGATGTCGCACGGCGACGCCTGCTCGGAGGCCCCCGAGGGCTTCACCGTCACCGCGTCCACCGATGTGGTGCCGGTCGCGGCCTTCGAATGCGATGAGCGCAGGCTGTACGGCGTGCAGCACCACCCCGAGGTGATGCACTCCACCCACGGCCAGCAGGTGCTGGAGCACTTCCTCTACCGGGGCGCCGGCCTGGAGCCCACCTGGACCACCACCAATGTGGTCGAGGAGTCCGTGGCCGCGATCCGGGAGCAGGTCGGCACCAAGCGCGCGATCTGCGGGCTGTCCGGCGGTGTGGACTCCGCCGTGGCCGCCGCCCTCGTCCAGAAGGCCATCGGCGACCAGCTGACCTGCGTGTACGTGGACCACGGGCTGATGCGCAAGGGCGAGTCCGAGCAGGTCGAGAAGGACTTCGTGGCGGCCACCGGCGTGCAGCTGAAGGTCGTCGAGGCCGAGGAGCGCTTCCTTACCGCGCTCGCCGGGGTCTCCGACCCCGAGGAGAAGCGGAAGATCATCGGCCGGGAGTTCATCCGGGTCTTCGAGCAGGCGCAGGCCGAGCTGGTGGCCGAGGCGGGCGCGGCCGGTGAGGCCGTGGAGTTCCTGGTCCAGGGCACCCTCTACCCGGATGTGGTGGAGTCCGGCGGCGGCACCGGCACGGCCAACATCAAGTCCCACCACAATGTGGGCGGGCTGCCCGACGACATCGAGTTCCAGCTGGTGGAGCCGTTGCGCCGGCTGTTCAAGGACGAGGTGCGGATGGTCGGCCAGGAGCTCGGCCTGCCGGACGAGATCGTCCACCGCCAGCCCTTCCCCGGCCCGGGCCTGGGCATCCGGATCGTCGGCGAGGTCAACAAGGAGCGCCTGGACCTGCTGCGCGAGGCCGATGCCATCGCCCGCGAGGAGCTGACCGCCGCCGGTCTGGACCGCGACATCTGGCAGTGCCCGGTGGTCCTGCTCGCCGACGTCCGCTCGGTCGGCGTCCAGGGCGACGGCCGCACCTACGGCCACCCGATCGTGCTGCGCCCGGTCTCCTCGGAGGACGCGATGACGGCGGACTGGTCGCGGCTGCCGTACGACGTGCTGTCGCGGATCTCGACCCGCATCACCAACGAGGTGGACCAGGTGAACCGGGTGGTGCTGGACATCACCAGCAAGCCGCCCGGCACCATCGAGTGGGAGTGA
- a CDS encoding chorismate mutase, which produces MSSGVSATEAAQVIGTARERIDALDGQILDLVRERMAVSATVQEARIAAGGRRVHLSREMEILDRYRQRLGKPGTTLAMTLLELCRGRV; this is translated from the coding sequence ATGAGCAGCGGCGTTTCGGCCACAGAGGCCGCCCAGGTGATCGGCACCGCGCGGGAGCGGATCGACGCCCTCGACGGGCAGATCCTCGATCTCGTCCGGGAGCGGATGGCCGTCTCGGCCACCGTCCAGGAGGCACGGATCGCGGCGGGCGGGCGGCGGGTGCACCTCTCCCGCGAGATGGAGATCCTCGACCGCTACCGGCAGCGGCTGGGCAAGCCCGGTACGACGCTCGCCATGACGCTGCTGGAGCTGTGCCGGGGCCGGGTCTGA
- a CDS encoding LAETG motif-containing sortase-dependent surface protein produces MKLRRALAAAAATAAIAPAALLAAPAAFAETPPSESPSPSATETVTPPPSDPAPSETPTTDPTPTTPAPSTSSTQAPTPGGTPSSTPTKTATPTPTPTSTSTEEPGDGECADDGDYNEDPELSTTLVGLPSKVVAGSGFHGFTFQVKNESDRSYQRVDFGLFAGTVHESAPDGTGKYLTLQYKDPESGAWQAISTDESDPGSGYIGYTDVRPHETLTVDLRLSVAKSAPEGFGYAISVGVYADDEGNCVYSTGEYYEFDVLKAGSEPGQVPPADPKPQGGKKPLPHKPEGDTEISPKGSLAETGSSSALPMIAVIGGVAMAAGGGAVFVVRRRRATV; encoded by the coding sequence ATGAAGCTTCGCCGCGCCCTGGCGGCCGCCGCAGCGACGGCCGCCATAGCCCCCGCCGCGCTTCTCGCGGCCCCCGCTGCCTTCGCGGAGACGCCGCCGAGCGAGAGCCCGTCGCCCTCCGCCACCGAGACCGTTACGCCGCCGCCGTCGGACCCGGCGCCGTCGGAGACCCCGACCACCGACCCCACGCCGACCACCCCGGCGCCGTCCACGAGCTCCACCCAGGCTCCGACCCCCGGCGGCACTCCCTCGTCCACCCCGACCAAGACCGCCACCCCGACGCCGACCCCGACCTCGACCTCGACCGAGGAGCCGGGCGACGGCGAGTGCGCGGACGACGGGGACTACAACGAGGACCCGGAGCTCAGCACGACCCTGGTCGGCCTGCCGTCGAAGGTCGTGGCGGGCAGCGGTTTCCACGGCTTCACGTTCCAGGTGAAGAACGAGTCGGACCGCAGCTACCAGCGGGTCGACTTCGGGCTCTTCGCGGGCACGGTGCACGAGTCCGCCCCCGACGGGACGGGCAAGTACCTGACCCTCCAGTACAAGGACCCCGAGTCCGGCGCCTGGCAGGCGATCTCCACCGACGAGAGCGACCCGGGCTCCGGCTACATCGGCTACACCGATGTGCGCCCGCACGAGACCCTTACGGTCGACCTCCGGCTGAGCGTCGCCAAGAGCGCGCCCGAGGGCTTCGGCTATGCCATCAGCGTCGGCGTGTACGCGGACGACGAGGGCAACTGCGTCTACTCGACCGGTGAGTACTACGAGTTCGACGTGTTGAAGGCGGGTTCGGAGCCGGGCCAGGTGCCGCCGGCCGACCCGAAGCCGCAGGGTGGCAAGAAGCCGCTGCCGCACAAGCCCGAGGGCGACACGGAGATCAGCCCGAAGGGCAGCCTGGCCGAAACCGGGTCCTCCTCCGCGCTGCCGATGATCGCCGTGATCGGTGGTGTGGCGATGGCGGCGGGCGGAGGCGCGGTCTTCGTGGTCCGCCGCCGTCGCGCCACGGTCTGA
- a CDS encoding GMC oxidoreductase, with protein sequence MSGEKSAQKRAQEPGHDEDFADDLDVHAGTHPDDGDVDYDVIVIGSGFGGSVSALRLTEKGYRVGVLEAGRRFTPETLPKNSWDLRNYLWAPALGCFGIQRIHVLGKVMVLAGAGVGGGSLNYANTLYVPPEPFFRDRQWGHITDWQEELSPYYDQARRMLGARLNHTLTPSDVHLKAAAEKMGVGDTFHMAPVGVFFGDGHDADGTTKAAPGGAVPDPYFGGAGPTRKACTECGECMTGCRHGAKNTLNENYLHLAEQSGAVVHPMTTVVALCDDPHGGYTVTTVPTDNRRKGKPKALRSRYVVLAAGTYGTQTLLHTMRDKGLLPRVSERLGILTRTNSEALVGAQTTDRRYRRARGGEGRADFTRGVAITSSIHPDENTHIEPVRYGKGSNAMGMLSILQIPHGGRVPRWLRFLGANLRHPTLAVRSLSNRRWSERTIIGLVMQTHDNSLTTYRKPKGPGKGLLTARQGHGEPNPDHIPEGAEAARHIADSINGFAGSNVGELMGTPLTAHFLGGCPIGASPEEGVIDPYHRLYGHPGIHVVDGAAVSANLGVNPSLTITAQAERAMSLWPNKGEPDPRPAPEAPYERLRPVPPRSPAVPADAFGALRLPLLPVPKVPPRA encoded by the coding sequence GTGTCAGGGGAGAAGTCTGCCCAAAAGCGGGCGCAAGAGCCCGGCCACGACGAGGACTTCGCCGACGATCTCGACGTCCATGCCGGCACCCATCCCGACGACGGTGACGTCGACTACGACGTGATCGTGATCGGGTCGGGATTCGGCGGATCGGTATCGGCCCTGCGTCTGACCGAGAAGGGCTATCGGGTCGGCGTCCTCGAGGCGGGCCGCCGGTTCACCCCCGAAACCCTGCCCAAGAACTCCTGGGACCTCCGCAACTACCTCTGGGCTCCGGCCCTCGGCTGCTTCGGCATCCAGCGCATCCATGTCCTGGGCAAGGTCATGGTGCTGGCGGGCGCCGGGGTCGGGGGCGGTTCGCTCAACTACGCCAACACCCTCTACGTACCGCCCGAGCCGTTCTTCCGGGACCGCCAGTGGGGGCACATCACCGACTGGCAGGAGGAGCTGAGCCCGTACTACGACCAGGCGCGGCGGATGCTCGGGGCGCGCCTCAACCACACCCTCACCCCGTCCGATGTCCACCTCAAGGCGGCCGCCGAGAAGATGGGCGTGGGCGACACCTTCCATATGGCGCCCGTGGGGGTCTTCTTCGGGGACGGCCACGACGCCGACGGCACCACCAAGGCCGCGCCGGGCGGGGCCGTTCCCGATCCGTACTTCGGCGGCGCGGGCCCGACCCGTAAGGCGTGCACGGAGTGCGGTGAGTGCATGACCGGCTGCCGCCACGGCGCCAAGAACACCCTCAACGAGAACTATCTCCACCTCGCCGAGCAGTCCGGAGCCGTGGTCCACCCGATGACGACCGTCGTCGCCCTGTGCGACGATCCGCACGGCGGCTATACGGTCACCACCGTCCCGACCGACAACCGCCGTAAGGGCAAGCCGAAGGCGCTGCGCTCCCGGTACGTCGTCCTCGCCGCCGGTACGTACGGCACCCAGACGCTGCTGCACACGATGCGGGACAAGGGGCTGCTGCCGCGCGTCTCGGAGCGGCTCGGCATCCTCACCCGCACCAACTCAGAGGCTCTGGTGGGCGCGCAGACCACCGACCGCCGCTACCGCCGCGCACGGGGCGGGGAGGGGCGGGCGGACTTCACCCGGGGCGTCGCGATCACCTCGTCCATCCACCCGGACGAGAACACCCATATCGAGCCCGTCCGCTACGGCAAGGGCTCCAACGCGATGGGGATGCTCTCCATCCTCCAGATCCCGCACGGCGGGCGTGTTCCGCGCTGGCTGCGCTTCCTGGGCGCCAACCTCCGGCACCCCACCCTGGCCGTGCGCTCGCTGTCCAACCGCCGCTGGTCGGAGCGGACCATCATCGGCCTGGTCATGCAGACGCACGACAACTCGCTGACCACCTACCGCAAGCCGAAGGGGCCGGGGAAGGGGCTGCTCACCGCCCGCCAGGGCCACGGCGAGCCCAACCCCGACCACATCCCCGAAGGCGCCGAGGCCGCCCGCCACATCGCCGACTCGATCAACGGCTTCGCGGGCAGCAACGTCGGCGAGCTCATGGGCACCCCGCTGACCGCCCACTTCCTCGGCGGCTGCCCGATCGGGGCGTCCCCGGAGGAGGGCGTCATCGACCCGTACCACCGGCTCTACGGCCATCCGGGCATCCATGTGGTCGACGGCGCCGCCGTCTCGGCCAACCTGGGCGTCAACCCGTCCCTGACCATCACGGCCCAGGCCGAGCGGGCGATGTCCCTGTGGCCCAACAAGGGCGAGCCCGACCCCCGCCCGGCCCCGGAGGCGCCGTACGAGCGCCTGCGGCCCGTCCCGCCGCGCAGCCCCGCCGTACCGGCGGACGCCTTCGGGGCGTTGAGGCTCCCGCTGCTGCCGGTGCCGAAGGTCCCGCCGCGCGCCTGA
- a CDS encoding succinic semialdehyde dehydrogenase: protein MTDSHITQGGAGNPVAPEGTRTAADVVTPELITRLTRGVGGSGTTVSHTPFTGEVLAAALPESTPEDVATAFGCARAAQRAWAATPVRRRAAVLLRFHDLLLRRQPEILDLIQLETGKTRLHAQEEVQGVAIVARHYGRKAPAYLRPKGHLGAVPTLTKVTELRQPRGVVGLIAPWNYPLQLSVGDAIPAFVAGNAVVMKPDTETALSALWARELMVEAGLPAGVWQVVIGDGPVVGPAVVERADYVAFTGSTRTGREVAQAAAARLVGCSLELGGKNAMLVLRDADLARAVDGAVRGSFASAGQLCISMERLYVHESIADDFLERFAARTKAMRLGTALAYGAEMGSLVSERQLETVTRHVDEAVSKGATVLAGGRARPDIGPYFYEPTILDGVESPMAVCTEETFGPVVSVYRFRDEGEAIERANATSYGLNASVWTKDARRGRAIATRLRAGTVNLNESYAAAFGSVASPMGGMGDSGLGRRHGSEGILRFTEPQTVAQQRLMPLGPAFGMTDEKYADFMTRSLRALKALRLR from the coding sequence ATGACGGACTCGCACATCACGCAGGGCGGCGCCGGCAACCCGGTCGCCCCCGAAGGCACCCGCACCGCCGCCGACGTCGTCACTCCCGAGCTGATCACCCGGCTCACCCGGGGTGTCGGCGGCAGCGGCACCACCGTCAGCCACACCCCGTTCACCGGGGAAGTCCTCGCCGCCGCCCTGCCCGAGTCCACCCCCGAGGACGTCGCCACCGCCTTCGGATGCGCCCGTGCCGCCCAGCGGGCCTGGGCCGCGACCCCCGTCCGCCGGCGCGCCGCCGTCCTCCTCCGCTTCCACGATCTGCTGCTGCGCCGCCAGCCGGAGATCCTGGACCTGATCCAGCTGGAGACCGGCAAGACCCGGCTGCACGCCCAGGAGGAGGTCCAGGGCGTCGCCATCGTGGCCCGCCATTACGGCCGTAAGGCGCCCGCGTATCTGCGCCCCAAGGGTCATCTGGGCGCGGTGCCCACCCTCACCAAGGTCACCGAACTGCGCCAGCCGCGCGGGGTCGTGGGCCTCATAGCGCCCTGGAACTACCCCCTCCAGCTCTCCGTGGGCGATGCGATCCCCGCCTTCGTGGCGGGCAACGCCGTGGTGATGAAGCCCGACACCGAGACCGCGCTGTCCGCCCTGTGGGCGCGCGAACTCATGGTGGAGGCCGGCCTTCCGGCCGGGGTGTGGCAGGTCGTGATCGGGGACGGTCCGGTGGTGGGCCCCGCCGTGGTCGAGCGCGCCGACTACGTCGCGTTCACCGGCTCCACTCGCACCGGCCGCGAGGTGGCCCAGGCCGCCGCCGCCCGCCTGGTGGGCTGCTCCCTCGAACTCGGCGGCAAGAACGCCATGCTGGTGCTGCGCGACGCCGACCTCGCCCGCGCGGTCGACGGCGCGGTGCGCGGCAGCTTCGCCTCCGCCGGACAGCTGTGCATCTCCATGGAGCGGCTGTACGTCCACGAGTCGATCGCGGACGACTTCCTGGAGCGCTTCGCGGCCCGTACGAAGGCCATGCGGCTCGGCACCGCCCTGGCGTACGGGGCGGAGATGGGCTCGCTCGTCTCGGAGCGCCAGCTGGAGACCGTCACCCGCCATGTGGACGAGGCCGTCTCCAAGGGCGCCACGGTGCTCGCCGGCGGCCGCGCCCGCCCCGACATCGGCCCGTACTTCTACGAGCCGACGATCCTGGACGGCGTGGAGTCCCCGATGGCCGTCTGCACCGAGGAGACCTTCGGCCCGGTCGTCTCCGTCTACCGCTTCCGCGACGAGGGCGAGGCCATCGAGCGCGCCAACGCGACGTCCTACGGTCTGAACGCCAGCGTCTGGACCAAGGACGCCCGGCGCGGCCGCGCGATCGCCACCCGGCTCCGCGCGGGCACCGTCAACCTCAACGAGAGCTACGCCGCCGCCTTCGGCAGCGTCGCGTCTCCCATGGGCGGCATGGGCGACTCCGGACTCGGCCGCCGCCATGGCTCCGAGGGCATCCTCAGGTTCACCGAACCGCAGACGGTCGCCCAGCAGCGGCTGATGCCGCTCGGCCCGGCCTTCGGGATGACGGACGAGAAATACGCGGACTTCATGACCCGCAGCCTGCGTGCGCTCAAGGCACTGCGCCTGCGCTGA
- a CDS encoding serine/threonine-protein kinase, translating to MTNDGGRANEPTSYSLRPPHAPAAPVPAPQPPPEASATREAGAGSQGSQQPGPEAEAGAAGPSRGAYEPTRFADPRGGAQPPAGQGPAEGAPAGDRPAAQDPSSGRLIGGRYQLVSRLGHGGMGTVWRAHDQIVDRDVAVKEPRVPDHLPERERQTVYQRMEREARAAARIDHPSVVTVHDVVVENGRPWIVMELVRGQSLGDRLMEGTLDPREAARIGLAVLGALAAAHEAGVLHRDVKPDNVLLGRSDRVVLTDFGIAQIEGEQRLTETGGFVGSPEFIAPERVLGRRPGPESDLWSLGVVLYAAVEGMSPFRRSHAPATLQAVLGSEPQVPARATGPLATLIMQLLRKDPAMRPAAPEVRQALEAAAREPQSVPTMLATAGYPPGGGQSTGSRFVPPILHRNRKAQLGLGGLVLAVAAALVLTIMKPFSGEGLPTGWTVREERDVVGASLAVPGEYRRVQDDSDSDNPVVTYYDPSGVFSVSLRRSTPDGENDPANLDAAADQIVAFYKDGGGATVEEARSEKAGSKQQGKEARDVTTSYLPYGTSSNKNPIRYVKRDHLYVNKAKVAWDLTVSMPANGDAQRDGEELYERIVRNLKIDKL from the coding sequence ATGACGAACGACGGGGGACGGGCGAACGAGCCCACCAGCTACAGCCTGCGGCCACCGCATGCTCCGGCCGCCCCGGTGCCGGCGCCGCAGCCGCCACCCGAGGCGTCCGCGACACGTGAGGCAGGTGCGGGGTCCCAGGGCTCCCAGCAGCCGGGGCCGGAGGCCGAGGCCGGGGCGGCGGGGCCGTCTCGGGGCGCGTACGAGCCGACGCGGTTCGCCGATCCGCGCGGCGGCGCCCAGCCGCCCGCCGGACAGGGGCCCGCCGAAGGGGCGCCCGCCGGAGACCGGCCCGCCGCGCAGGACCCGAGCAGCGGGCGGCTCATCGGCGGCCGCTATCAGCTCGTCTCCCGCCTCGGCCACGGCGGTATGGGCACCGTCTGGCGGGCGCACGATCAGATCGTGGACCGCGATGTCGCGGTCAAGGAGCCGCGCGTCCCCGACCATCTCCCCGAGCGCGAGCGGCAGACCGTCTATCAGCGGATGGAGCGCGAGGCGCGCGCCGCGGCCCGGATCGACCACCCCTCCGTCGTCACCGTCCACGACGTGGTGGTCGAGAACGGCCGCCCCTGGATCGTGATGGAGCTGGTGCGCGGCCAGTCGCTGGGCGACCGGCTGATGGAGGGCACGCTGGATCCGCGCGAGGCGGCCCGGATCGGCCTCGCCGTGCTCGGCGCGCTGGCGGCGGCCCATGAGGCGGGTGTGCTGCACCGCGATGTGAAGCCGGACAACGTACTGCTCGGCCGGAGCGACCGGGTGGTGCTCACCGACTTCGGCATCGCGCAGATCGAGGGCGAGCAGCGGCTCACCGAGACGGGCGGCTTCGTCGGCTCGCCCGAGTTCATCGCGCCCGAGCGGGTGCTGGGCCGGCGGCCGGGGCCGGAGTCGGACCTGTGGTCGCTCGGCGTCGTGCTGTACGCGGCCGTCGAGGGCATGTCGCCGTTCCGCCGCTCCCACGCCCCCGCGACCCTCCAGGCCGTGCTCGGCTCCGAACCGCAGGTCCCCGCACGGGCCACCGGCCCGCTCGCCACGCTGATCATGCAACTGCTGCGCAAGGACCCGGCGATGCGCCCCGCGGCGCCGGAGGTGCGGCAGGCCCTGGAGGCGGCGGCGCGGGAGCCGCAGTCGGTGCCCACCATGCTCGCCACGGCCGGATACCCGCCGGGCGGCGGGCAGTCCACGGGCAGCCGCTTCGTGCCGCCCATCCTGCACAGGAACCGTAAGGCGCAACTCGGTCTTGGCGGCCTGGTGCTGGCGGTGGCGGCCGCCCTGGTGCTCACGATCATGAAGCCGTTCTCCGGTGAGGGGCTGCCGACGGGCTGGACGGTCCGGGAGGAGCGCGATGTCGTGGGCGCGTCCCTGGCCGTGCCCGGCGAGTACCGGCGGGTCCAGGACGACAGCGACTCGGACAACCCGGTGGTCACGTACTACGACCCCAGCGGTGTCTTCAGCGTCTCCCTGCGGCGGTCCACCCCCGACGGCGAGAACGACCCCGCGAACCTCGACGCGGCGGCCGACCAGATCGTCGCCTTCTACAAGGACGGCGGCGGGGCGACGGTCGAGGAGGCCAGGAGCGAGAAGGCCGGGTCGAAGCAGCAGGGGAAGGAGGCGCGGGACGTCACCACCTCCTATCTGCCGTACGGCACCAGCAGCAACAAGAACCCCATCCGGTATGTGAAGCGCGATCACCTCTATGTCAACAAGGCCAAGGTCGCCTGGGATCTGACGGTCTCCATGCCCGCCAACGGCGACGCCCAGAGGGACGGCGAGGAGCTCTACGAGCGGATCGTGCGGAATCTGAAGATCGACAAGCTCTGA
- a CDS encoding serine/threonine-protein kinase, whose amino-acid sequence MGTGGEGRLIANRYRLATRLGRGGMGTVWRAVDELLGRDVAVKELHVDEGLTAFDSQLRGERTLREARTVAQIKHPNVIVLHDVIEEDDCAWIVMELVDGLSLADRLGADGPVGGREAGRIAAALLGALRAAHARGVLHRDIKPANVLVESGTGRVVLTDFGIAQVTGSTTITETGSFVGSPEYTAPERMSGRRTGPESDLWSLGVLLCTLVGGESPFHRESLAGVLHAVVFDEIPVPEAAGPLKPVIEGLLRRDPEERLGADEVERMLLMAQEVGDTPEIPLEYTPTQPSVPFGPDGRGSSASVPVPPPVSPMSAPAPFPASAPPAASVPAAAAAPPAAPVAAAARSRSGRGGRGRVVLMAAAAVVALAGVAAGVVALLDDRGGDGDAALGGRTSQSADKESARSPSAPEKAPQRPVKDSEPTTSPSTRIPDGYELVKDPVGFSLAVPEGFAREYKAPRVYYNSPGMEFRIGIHVQEQSPEGPLGLSRKADAKGPQDYPGYRSGQVIETERNGRPAALWAFIWNGSADDGGSRQTYDLSWNENGKMYDLWLSAPVGEKSLGKRHFDTVAATFARTGAEN is encoded by the coding sequence ATGGGTACCGGGGGAGAAGGCCGTCTGATTGCCAACCGCTACCGGTTGGCCACGCGGCTCGGACGTGGCGGAATGGGCACGGTCTGGCGGGCCGTCGACGAGTTGCTGGGCCGCGATGTCGCGGTCAAGGAACTCCATGTGGACGAGGGGCTCACCGCCTTCGACTCGCAGTTGCGCGGCGAGCGCACCCTGCGCGAGGCCCGGACCGTCGCACAGATCAAGCATCCGAACGTGATCGTCCTCCACGATGTGATCGAGGAGGACGACTGCGCCTGGATCGTCATGGAGCTGGTCGACGGGCTCTCGCTCGCCGACCGGCTGGGCGCGGACGGCCCCGTCGGGGGGCGCGAGGCGGGGCGGATCGCGGCCGCGCTGCTGGGCGCGTTGCGCGCCGCGCACGCGCGCGGGGTGCTGCACCGCGACATCAAGCCCGCCAATGTGCTCGTGGAGTCGGGCACCGGCCGGGTCGTGCTGACGGACTTCGGGATCGCGCAGGTCACCGGGTCCACCACGATCACCGAGACCGGCTCGTTCGTGGGGTCGCCCGAATACACCGCGCCGGAGCGGATGTCGGGGCGGCGCACCGGGCCGGAGTCGGACCTGTGGTCGCTGGGTGTGCTGCTCTGCACGCTGGTGGGCGGTGAATCCCCCTTCCATCGCGAGTCGCTGGCCGGAGTGCTGCACGCCGTCGTCTTCGACGAGATCCCCGTGCCGGAGGCGGCAGGACCCCTGAAGCCGGTCATCGAGGGGCTGTTGCGGCGGGATCCGGAGGAGCGGCTGGGCGCCGACGAGGTCGAGCGGATGCTGCTGATGGCCCAGGAGGTGGGCGACACCCCCGAGATCCCGTTGGAGTACACCCCGACCCAGCCCAGCGTGCCGTTCGGCCCGGACGGCCGCGGTTCGTCGGCGTCCGTACCCGTGCCGCCCCCGGTGTCTCCGATGTCCGCCCCCGCGCCGTTCCCCGCTTCCGCGCCCCCGGCCGCCTCCGTTCCCGCGGCCGCCGCTGCCCCTCCTGCCGCGCCCGTCGCGGCCGCCGCCCGGTCCCGTTCCGGCCGTGGTGGGCGCGGCCGTGTTGTCCTTATGGCGGCCGCCGCGGTGGTCGCGCTCGCCGGTGTGGCCGCGGGCGTCGTCGCGCTGCTGGACGACAGGGGCGGTGACGGCGACGCGGCGCTGGGCGGGCGTACGAGCCAGAGTGCCGACAAGGAGAGTGCGCGGAGCCCGAGCGCCCCCGAGAAGGCGCCGCAGCGGCCCGTGAAGGACTCCGAGCCCACGACGAGCCCCTCGACGCGGATCCCCGACGGCTATGAGCTGGTCAAGGACCCGGTCGGCTTCTCGCTCGCCGTGCCCGAGGGGTTCGCCCGCGAATACAAGGCGCCCCGGGTCTACTACAACTCGCCCGGTATGGAGTTCCGGATCGGGATACACGTCCAGGAGCAGAGCCCCGAGGGCCCGCTCGGGCTCAGCCGTAAGGCGGACGCCAAGGGCCCGCAGGACTATCCGGGCTACCGCAGCGGCCAGGTCATCGAGACGGAGCGCAACGGCCGCCCCGCCGCCCTGTGGGCGTTCATCTGGAACGGCTCGGCCGACGACGGCGGCTCACGGCAGACATACGACCTGAGCTGGAATGAAAACGGCAAAATGTACGACCTGTGGCTATCCGCCCCCGTAGGCGAGAAATCCCTGGGCAAGCGGCATTTCGACACCGTCGCCGCCACGTTCGCGCGCACCGGCGCGGAGAACTGA